TGCAGACAGGGGAGCCAGCAGCCGTGACACAGACCAGGGGCTGCCGTGTGCAGAGGACTGCTAGCCAGAGCACACCAGGTGTAAGGGATGTGTTAACTGGTAGCAGTCGCCAAGTTGAGAATATCCTAATAACTCAGGAATGAGAGCACGGGTGATGGTGTGGACTGGAATTAAAGAGGGAATCTGCAGACACAGGAGTACTTCACCAGTGATGCTGGCTGCAGGCCTTCCCCAGGACCCAGGCCtgggacccagggcctcactcaacagcagggactctaccactgagcactgACTTTAGCACCACAGGAACCACACTTCCAGAGTGTCACCATACCCAGTGGATACCCTAAGCATGGCAGCCCCTCCCGTAGGATGGTGAGCAACACTGCTCAACGCTAAGTCCAGTGCAATCTGGACCATGATTAAATCACCACAACCTCTAGGAGCAGATGGCTTTGGCACTGTCCTTCCTCCCATGGCCCCTCAACCTGGAGgcctgtaaccctggctgccccAGTGGTGACTCCTAGGGAGAGACAAGCTCATAGCAGCAGGCCTGAGTCTCCTTTACTCTGAGGGATAAGAGCCCAGGCCCCCGCTGGGTCTCAACACATGCACACTGCAGTGTCCCAGAGAGAGGTGACCGCAGCAGGTAGGCCTCCCTAGCACGGCCCTGTCACGGCAGTCACGGGAACCTCCCGAAAACCCTCAACAGTGCAAGTTCATGAGGCGGGAGTGCAGAGGCCCAGCCCATTGCGGCCGGAAAGGCTCTTCCGCGAGGGTTCTCAGGCGCTCATAAACACAGAGcagataaaaatacacacacgGCCCCAGAAGTGACACCCACCACTCCCACACAGACGTCCGTCCGTACACGACAGAAACAGCCCGTGTGCTGTGAGGACCtgtagtttattttgtgggcagCGCAGGGAAGAGGTGACAGTACCCACACAGGTGGAGTTacctggtttcatttttcttattttggggGAAGAAGAACTCTGggacccagactggcctctgtACACGGTCCAGGTGGAATTTTGAGTCTTAGTGAGTTACCAGTAGGCAGGCAGTGGCCCTGAAGGCCGGCACTGGACAAAGCTCCTTCTTCAtcctgctcctgtctctgccctatgGGAAGCTCAGAGCCTCGGCATTCAGAGGCTCCAGGAGCATGTCCAGGTATCCTGCCGAATAACCAGGCGCCAGCAAGGACGGCCGGCTTGGGCCGTGCACCTCACTTCTCACTCTGCAAtggctgcttcctcttcctcgCTGGCTGCTGGCCCCCAGGCCCCTTTGCTCTAGCACCagacttcctcctcttcccaggagGCCCTCCTTGGCCAgccttctcatccctcctgctcctcttcctcttcatccccGGGCTCAGGTCTGTACTTGAGGCTTCTGTCTCGCTTTCCCCTGTGGACACAGTAAGACTTGTGAACAAGCTGCTGGGACAATACAGTGGGTTTCATTCACCTGACTCTAACCGAAATGCCAGCACCAGGGAGCACCAGCCATGGCTGCTGACCAGGGAGCACCCAAGTTGTATGGACAGTGAGCTTCATCCTGGGTGTCAGGGAAGCTGGGCTCAGGAACTGATCCCCTGAAAGACTAGCCAGAGgacagtgtagtgggtagccattccagccttggcctgtaagttccaacccccattgaggcttcggtaatggtcacacccacaaggcggggctgagagaggaagctgaagacccaggatcaaaaggagaggcctcgCTTGGTTCGggggactctggacgctggaggtagaccgagcagagttctccagagaacaccgctggactgcactatacctttgccagaccctgcaacctaccccttcatttgtaagttagcccaccaaataaacctcccttttaactacatggagtggccttaataattacaccaatagcgcgcgcgcgcgcatgcgcgtgcgcacacacacacacacacacacacacacacacacacacacacacacacacacacacaccagggaagAGGACCCAACACCAACAGTGACATGAATGGCCGAGGATCAGGATCACCATAGGATACAGAAGGACACATGAGGCTCAGACCCAAAGGCTGCAAGGTCAGAGAGGTAGGCTAGCCAGAGCACGATGCCCACAGCCTGCAGGACATCTATGCATGAAAAGAAGCCTTAGGCAAGGCAGGACCACGAGCAGGAGAGACAAGGGGCTGAGGTGGTCCATATGTTAATCTCCGCCCAGGGGCCTACctgtcttactctgtggctgcgATGTGGTGGGCAAacgcttctttttcttcttcttcttccgcTCCCGCCTCCCTTCCAGCAGCTTCTTGTAGGCCTTTTCAGGGACCTCATCATCAGGGAAAGTGCCTGAGAACCAGGGTGACAGTCAGGGTGCTGAGGGTATGTATGTATCACCTCTACTCTGCAAGGCACACTCTCATACCAGACCCAATGTGTTTAGCAATGACCAAGCTGCTGAGATCCACAGCACAGGTCCACACAGACCCAGCTCAGAGCCAGGAAAATCCAGAAAGGCAATTTGTGGCCCCAAGTTTGTGGCACAGTGCCAAGGTCTATTCCTCAAACAGGCTTATGCTGTGTAGGGGGGACTGATGTTCTGTACTGCAGGGAGTTCCTGGTAAAAACCCatcacacacaatacacacactctCCAGTGTGAACTTCATCTACAAACACTGGACACAGGTTCAAGGGCTGCATGAAGCATCAAGGCACATTCTGGTGAGTGAAGAGAGGCTGGCTCCACAAGCAAGGCACAACAAGACAGGTAAAGGTTGCAAGGCCCCCAGGGGTGAGGAATGCAATGAAGCCTGAGTACCACTCGGCAAGTACGGAACAACCGCGTGCCGTGGGGTCTTCGAGCCTACCCCTCCTCCCGCCAAGACACAGACTTCTGCAGAGACTTCTCATGCCTCAGGGATCACTTGGAACCAGTCCATCCCACGGGTACTGGTACTCTTTaagtcatgtgtgtgcatgtgcctgtagaGGAGACCACCTCAGTGCCCACCAGATCCTCACCTCCAGCCAGGTCCCGCAACctgaaagaggagacagaaaatgtCACCACTCACCAGTGGCTCTGCCAGACCATATCAGTCCTCATGGGGGACCCTCTTGGTGAGACACCGACTTCCCACCTGGCTCAGGCCACTTTCCAGGACAACACACAGCAAAGGCAGTGGGGTGGGGccgggaaggacagcagcagaggTGAGGCAGGCCTCTTGACTCACTTTTGGATCACTTTGTAGAGGCGTTTCCTGTTCTGAGAAGGGGTGCTCTGTCTACTGGCGAGCTTAAACAGTCTGTTAGCAACTGCCTCGTAGTcaaactgtttcaaaaagaagcaagaaatacAAGGTCAGTCAGTGTCCACGTACCTGAACACACAACCCCACCTACCTCCCTGGGCTGAGGAGACATTCTCAGCTCAGCCACAAGAACAGACCCAACCCGCTCAGCTCTCTTCCAGCAAGGCCTGCAGACAGACTACACCACCCCTGCTCCAGGGATGCACTGTCCAAAGGCAGCACCCAATCTCAGAAGGCAGCCTGCTCTccaacttcatttctttcttttttttttgagacagggtcttactatgtggctGGCCTAGAGCCACCTCTGGAGTGCAGGGACTAAAGTCCTCTAAATTTCCTACTAGCCACAGCAGACAGGTAGGAAGTAAACAAGTGAAAATTGgccaatacattttatttaacccAGAATACTCCAACCTTACTCATGTGATGGGCTGTCAGTATTAAAGGTCTGTCTGACCTTTCCAATCCACCTGACCCCATTTCTCAGCTGACTCAGAACTAGGACCCAAGTGCAGATCACTAAGGCTGTGCCACCCTGTTCAAGGCCAAGACCCCAATGACAGTCAGACCTGGGGGTGCAGTCCACCTGTTCAAAGCAAAAGGAATGCCATGGGATATAGAACCTCTCAGCACCTACCAAGAGCTGCCCAGTTGCCCATCACCCACCCGccctcaaagccagcctccatggAGGCTATCTGTACAACCCTGTTACCCCGTCCTCACTACCAGCAGTGAGGCCAGAGGGCAAAGGCCAACCTTCAAGTTCAGACATGGATGCCTACCTGGAGGACAGGGCCAGCGTTTTCCTCATCATCCCACACCTGCTCCTTGTCTGCCTCAGGGTCAGCCCTATGTCTGGAGCCTAAAAGCAAAATGGAGCCTAACTCAAGGTACCGCACCTGTTGTAGGGGTACCCCAATACCCACACCAAGGAACCAAGGACCCTCTTGGTTATAGCCTGGCACAGGCTGGAAAGGGCACAAGTAGCTGGTCTCCAGGGGAGTGCAGAGATGAGGAAAGGCATCCCAGGAGAGGGGCGCATGCTCAGTAGGCACCTTGGGGTGTCCTAGCAGTAGGGTAGGCCAGGGCCACTGGAGCCTGCTTAGCTCAGCTCAGGACACTGAGCTCGGCTGTGACAACACTGCCTTTGGTAGGAAACAAAAAGTTGAAGCAGGTCCTTGTCATGTAGTTCTAGCTGGCCTGGTATttttacagcccaggctggccttgaacttgggcaaccctcctgcctcagcctcccaagtgctgagattataggcatatgctcCTTCAGCACACTCAGCATGGCCTTCAGGTGAAGGACTTCTGGACACTGGTCCTGTGGGACACTCTGGTGAGAAGGACAGCAGCTGCAGGGTGGCTTGCTAACCTCAGGTAGGCACCACTGGGACTTGCTAGGAAACTGAGGATGACTGGGAAGACGCACACACagaatggccaggcagtggtctGCTAACCACACAAGAAGGGGGCTACCAGCGCTGACACCAGGGGACACCCTTCCCTGAGATTCCTGGGCTGAGGAAACATTCTCTGCTCAGCCACAAGAATAGACCCAACCCACTCAGCTCTCTTCCAGCAAGGCCTGCAGACGGACTACACCACCCTCAAGACAAAGAAAGCCTGGCGCAGACCCACAGACCTTCGGGGGCCACTTATAAGAGAATGTGCAGTGCGGTCCTCTGTGCTTGCTGCAATGTGGTCAGATCCAGACCGACTGGAGGGCAGGGGCTGAGAAAAGGACCACAGAGGAAAGGCAACCAATGGAGGCCGAGAATCCCGGGGAGAAGAGCAGGATGAGGGACTGGGCATGACTCAAGGTTAGAACAGTTGACTAGTGCATATGGCCCCAAGTTCTATCCTAACACCACTAAGAACGGGAACAAAACCAGGGCAGACGCTGCCTCGTGAACAACAGGGAGGTCAGGGTGCCACACAGGACTCTGGGAGCACTATAGCCTTAGACAGGAGCACTTGAGGAACTGAGCTGCTAGCTGGGAGTCACGTGCTAAGACAGACTTAAGAGAGTAAATAGGTACTTTACGCCACGCTACAAGGGACTCTGGACAGGACAGCTAGGAGACACCAGCATCCAGCAAGAGCCCTGGGCTCGGCCTGGGACAGGCCTGGACCCCTCACCTGCAGGCAGCCTCTTGGGCGGTGTGTCTTGCAGATCCTGCTCACCCTCCGAGGACTCCTCATCACCATCTGACGCTTCACCCTCCCCACTCTGTGTGTCCAGTTCATTCATTAGGTCTTCAATGGCCAAGGGAGCCTGCTCCACAATCGTCTCCAGGATGCTTCGAGTGATCTTATTTAAAACTAAGGAGCTgaggggaagcagaggccagagagtcCACTCAGACGCCATGCCAACCCTCACAGCATGGAAGGCCAAAGGCCACTGCTGCCTGAGACGGACAGAGTGAGAAAGGTCAGACTTCTCTAAGTAAGGAGTGAGCTGCCCACCACTTACTCCTTAGTGCGGGCTGCTATCTGGCAGAAGGGGTCGATGAACTGCAGATTCTGGTCTGCGGTGAGCTGTGGGGAAACCGAGAGATGGGAGGTGTGTTCGGTGCTGGGCACATGCACCACACCCCACAGACCTCACCTGAGCCCGCCTTACCTCTGCAGCACCCACTTTGGTCAGCTCCTCCAGGAAGATCTCCAGGAAGTGGCTCTTCACCCCATTGGGGGCCTGGCTGTCGGGGTTCAGTACCTCGGTGGTGAGCAGCTCCAGCAGCTGCTCAATCTGTCtgaggaaagagggaaaaagCAGCGGTAGCCACGCAGTCACAGGTCACCGGCGTTCCTGCTCCCTCCTCATGTTACATGAAGCCAGGCGggggtggcacacaactttaatcccagcattcggaagcagaggcaggtggatctccgagttcaaagccagcctggtctaagttCTAgtacagtctgggctacacagagaaacctagtattgaaaaacagaaacaaacaacaacaacaacaaatctaaaTGAAAAGTCAGAAACCCACATTGTGGGATAGGACTCAGGCTACCACAAGGCTTAGAACCCGCTGTCCTCAGCTTGGACACAGAGAGGGGTGAGCAGACAGCCCTCTAGGCCTGGGGTCTCCCAAGAGGGTAAGGACAGGATGAGGGCCACAGTGGAGTGGGGACCCACTGCTGTCACAGAAGCCAGGGTCAGACAGGAACACAGCCAACCATTGCTCAGGGACATAGGCCAGCCAGATAAGCACTGTGGTCAAAAGTAAGAGGCCTGGACAAACAGTGTCCACTGATAGCTCAGCTGCCCACTCATGTGCCCCTTAAAGAGGccttggtgcacacctttaatcccagcactcaggaggcagagaggcaggcagatctctgtgagttcaaggtcagccttttttccagagcaagttccaggacagccaaggctacacgtagaaaccctgtctccaacaaacaaacaaacaaacaacacgcAAAAAGGAAGAGGGCTTTAGCTGTACACCTGTTATGACCAGCGTACATAATTCTGCCCGACTCAAGACATAACTGGATAGCAGTTCAAAGAGAGCATCACCTGAACCATTTTACTTCATAAAAACCTGACTCTCAGTGTGGACCCACCTTTCTTCCCATCCTTGGGTTTTCAAGGCCTTCAGTGACTCACTCAGGACCATCCTCATGAGCTTGGACACAAAAGAAATTCATGTCAATGAGAGGACAGTGGACAAGTCACCCAGCTTCCCCATATCCCAGAAGCCTCCTGAAGGTAAGGCCTCAGCACGCCTGGGCAGAGTGCTGCCGACAGCGTGGATATTCGGGACATGACACTGTGCCCACAGGACCCTAGGCCTGGAGATCAAAGCTCTGCACTTGGCTTTGTGAGCAACAGGAAGCCAGGCTCACCTGAGTGAGTGGGAACTACAAACTAGAGCTGACCAGAATGGTCAGGGCATGCAGTGGGCTCTtcccatggcaggcagagtcacCAAGCCAAGTCTGAAGCTGAGCCTAACTTTCCCCAAGCTCACCCAAGCCCTCCTTTCCCCATCAGAGAGCAAGACGCGGGCAAACCCTGCTCTGAACCACATCAATCAAGGCTCAGCATCCTTCCCATGGGCCCCCACTATCCCCTGACATGTATCAGTGTTTTATACGGTTTTCCTGCCTTTAGATCTTAACATGATATGTCCACTCTGCATCCAGGTCACAGTAAAGACAACCAACAACACATGGGACCTAACAGCCATGTGCCCAGAGCACACCAGAGGTCTGATGTCACACCTAGGGTCACTGAGGACCTGACTTTTATGCCTACCTACACTAACACTGAGAAAGTCAGCCACACTCAAGACTTGGTCACAAATGGCACAAAGATGAAATGGACcttggaggctggaaagatggctcagtggttaagagcacttgctgctcttgcagagcacctgattcagtgcccagcacctacGTGGTGGTTCGCAACCACCCatacttccagaggatctgatgccttcttctgacctctgagggcaccggGCTTGAATGTGGTgtcatacatacaggcaaaactcacacatgcacaaaaacataattaaaaatcttgGAAAGCAACAGCATTTACCACACCAAGGACCCAGCAATAGCAGCCTAGCTGATTACATCTTAGCATACTAAGTGACTACTCCACACAAGATCTTCTCCCACGGAACTACTCCCTGCTACAGGAGGTGCTGGAGCCCACACGCAGCCAGGGCCCCACAGCCCACACAGcccatcttccttctgtttctatgggtAGGCTCTAGCACTACTGGGAAGGACATCTGATTAGTGACCTGTCTGTGATTCCACCAGGGCATGGGTCAGCATGGCACAAGGCATGCCCATAGAACTCAGATCTATGTTCCGACGCAACTCCTTGGCCGAGAGGAGCAtgacacaggagaaaagaaaaaaagcaggagACAAGCCCTCAGTCAGAAGAGGATCTTCATAGGCAGGGGGACTCAGTCTtgtggagggctgaggcagggctCCTTCTCTGAACTTCTATTGACCCTCAAGATGGGGACACTTCAGGCTGTAGCAGCACCAAGTACACCCCCAACCAGCCCTTGCTGACCCCCTTCACCCCAGGGCTTGTGGGTGCCCTGCTCCGTGCCTCACCATGTAGAACTTGTCCAGGCGCAGCCGGTCGATGCCCACCCACTCTCGGATCATGGTCTGCCAGAACGCCCGCAGGAACAGGTGCTCTAGGAGAGAGCATACACATGAACACCAGAGCCGTGTGGGGAAGGGCAGCACACCCTGCAGAGGTCTTTGTGGGCGGCCCTGGAATGCCCTGCCTGTGTATTCACTCACAGGGCTCAAAAGTAGGAGTTCCCAGGCTCCACAGAGAAAACACACAACACAGTTCCAAACAAGTTGTCACTCTGGTATCTGAACAAATGCACAAAGAGGAAGCAAGGTACTGGGAAATGGAGTGACTACTGGACCCCAGGCCTCTTTGTCTCTGCCTTGGCTTTGACTGAGGACCTCCTGTCACCTAAGCCAGACCTTTAGCAAGGAGTCACTGAAGCAGAACTGTAGGTAGAGGCTTGGCACTTGCCCAACTAGATCCATTAGCCCTGCAGGTAACAGACGAGCCAGCTGCAGGACACGGAGTCTGAACTGTGCCCTCAAAATCTTACGGAGAAGCTCTAAACCCTTGGTACTGCAAACCATAACCAGAGAAAACAGAGAGGCTGTGCTTGCGGCACTAATGAAGGTCCTGAGGATGAGCTCTGTCTAATCTCACTCAATCAGAGGAAGGTACCATCTGCAGGACAAGGAGGAACGAGCCCTGGGAATCCTTGGTACTGGAACACTAATTCTGCACCAGCAAAGGGCTGTTCAGACGGCTCAGTCATGATGGCCTGGTGACTAGGTCACCAAGTGATCAGCTTTGTGCCCAGCAAAGCAACTCTCCTGCCAGTTCTTAGAGGGCAAAGAGTAGGGAGCTCAGATCCACTCCATCTTTTACATTCAATTAAAGAGATATTCCTGACCCCCATGACACACATCAGTGATGaaagaggatcccaagttcaaggccagcctgagctccacaGTAAGAACCTGTCACCAAAAGAGGAATGGGATGAGCGATTctcccaactgagaaaatgtgcATACATCCCCTCAATTTGCCAGCTTCCGTCTAATACAACTTAAAGCCAGCTCACCTAGGACAAGAGTACAAGCCTCCAGCTCCTCTGTCAGGATTGCATTCAGAGTGGCACAGAGGCCTGAGCCGGTCTATGCCCCAGAGCTAAGCTGGCCCGAGCTGGGTTCTGGACCTCAGGATTTTCAAAAGCTGCCTAGGTGATTCCAACAGGCAGGCAGGATAGGGATATGAATGAAAATGGAAGAGCTAG
The sequence above is drawn from the Onychomys torridus chromosome 18, mOncTor1.1, whole genome shotgun sequence genome and encodes:
- the Rrp1 gene encoding ribosomal RNA processing protein 1 homolog A isoform X1, whose protein sequence is MKLLGELLQSQVWQFCYRMFWGGAGCPIPAQRYDSGVIQQSCFFSTSERQVPGSTESTDYCSCDLGGFTPDELLKIWKGLFYCMWMQDKPLQQEELGRTISQLIHAFQTTEAQHLFLRAFWQTMIREWVGIDRLRLDKFYMLMRMVLSESLKALKTQGWEERQIEQLLELLTTEVLNPDSQAPNGVKSHFLEIFLEELTKVGAAELTADQNLQFIDPFCQIAARTKDSLVLNKITRSILETIVEQAPLAIEDLMNELDTQSGEGEASDGDEESSEGEQDLQDTPPKRLPAGSRHRADPEADKEQVWDDEENAGPVLQFDYEAVANRLFKLASRQSTPSQNRKRLYKVIQKLRDLAGGTFPDDEVPEKAYKKLLEGRRERKKKKKKKRLPTTSQPQSKTGESETEASSTDLSPGMKRKRSRRDEKAGQGGPPGKRRKSGARAKGPGGQQPARKRKQPLQSEK
- the Rrp1 gene encoding ribosomal RNA processing protein 1 homolog A isoform X2, with the translated sequence MVPGVPLPPEIQLAQRLAGNEQVKRDRAVRKLRKYIMARTQRTAGGFTPDELLKIWKGLFYCMWMQDKPLQQEELGRTISQLIHAFQTTEAQHLFLRAFWQTMIREWVGIDRLRLDKFYMLMRMVLSESLKALKTQGWEERQIEQLLELLTTEVLNPDSQAPNGVKSHFLEIFLEELTKVGAAELTADQNLQFIDPFCQIAARTKDSLVLNKITRSILETIVEQAPLAIEDLMNELDTQSGEGEASDGDEESSEGEQDLQDTPPKRLPAGSRHRADPEADKEQVWDDEENAGPVLQFDYEAVANRLFKLASRQSTPSQNRKRLYKVIQKLRDLAGGTFPDDEVPEKAYKKLLEGRRERKKKKKKKRLPTTSQPQSKTGESETEASSTDLSPGMKRKRSRRDEKAGQGGPPGKRRKSGARAKGPGGQQPARKRKQPLQSEK